Sequence from the Echinimonas agarilytica genome:
ACATCTTCGATATTGACGATTTCGCCGCTTACAGGCGCGAAAATTTCAATGCCGTTATTGTCTTCGCCATCATCGCTGACGAGTTTCTTGAGTTTATTAAAAAAACCCATGGTACAGGCTCCTATTTGCTTACCCGCAATGCATGTATCTCACTAGTTTAACACTAGACTGAGAAATTCAAAAAAAATTGCTGATAAACAGGTGGTTAAATTTAATATTTGAACAATTTATAAGCTTTGCACTGAATACTAGTTGTTAGAGTCAGTAAGTTCTAGTTCTGTTTGGGGGTTATCATAGTTAATTAACCCTAAACGGTCGCAGCTATCTTGGGCAAAACCTTTGCCCGCTTCTCGGTATACGTTAAAAACACTGGTCACACCCAGGTTTGCCATTTGCTTTTCTTCATCGAAATAGCGAACAATTGCCGCGACATCTCCGGCAAAATCTGTTTTGGAAAGTTGAATTGCCGCGTAGTAGTTACCGGTGTGTTCAGGCATTGCTAGGAATACGGCTCTGAGTGAACCTGATAATTCAACTTTGTGCCAAAAGTCGGGGTCAGTGGCATCGGCATTAATGACGTTTCGGTTTTGGCGTTCATGATGCTCAATTCGAGTTGAGTCGCTATCAACACCTGCGACGTTGCCGAATTGCTTGTCTAAATACTCGTATGTTCCTGTACCAATACGGCCCATACCCACCACTAAAAATTGGGTTTGACCTAAAGCGATAGGGCGATCGAGCGCGTTTAATTGGCGAGGCTGCAACCAACCTAAACGCGGACGTAATGACACATACCACTTACCAATCTGTTGATTGAGCGGGGCCGAAATAATAAAGCTCAAGGCTAGCGTTAATGCCATTACGGTCAGCCATTCCTCTTGCAAGGCTCCCGAACTTACCGCAATTGCACAGACGATCAAGCCAAATTCACTGAAGTTTGTTAATGATGCAGAGGCTTGTAGCGTGGTTCTAATTCGTAAATTAAAGATGCGAATGGCAAATGCAAAAATAATTGATTTCAGCGGCAGAAGTGCGAGTAAGCATACCGCGATCAGAATTTCATTTTGATCGGGCAGTTGGCGCAAGCCGATGTCTAAAAAGAACCCAACTAAAAACAATTCTTTAAGGCTGTATAGTGATTTGGATAGCTCATTTGATTTGGCGTGTGGCGCAAGCATGATTCCAATCATTAAAGCGCCTAAATCGCCTTTGATACCTACCAAAGAAAACAGCCCATAGCCTAAACCAAGAGCCATGCACAAGCCGTAAAGGAGTAGCATTTCTCCGTGACCAGAGCGTTTGAGTAAGCTAAACCAAAATGGCCTAAATACGGGGATCAAAAATAAGCCAAGGGCCCAGATACTCGGCCACTCACCTTTTGAGACCGTTAAATAAATAACAGCGAATAAATCCTGAATGATCAAAATTGCAATAGCAAGTTGTCCGTAAAGGCTTTGGCCTTCGCCTTTTTCTTGCAATATTTTGATGACAAATACGGTACTTGAAAAACTCAAAGCAAACGCCAACAAGATCGCTGTGCGCCAATCAATCTCATCTAGCATGGGGAGGCCCATGGCGCCAGCCATCATCAGTGTGGGAGCAAAAAGAGCCAGTGTTAAAACCAGTTGAATAAGGGCACTACCCCAAAATGGCTTTTGGGCAATAGATTTAATATCGAGTTTTAAGCCGATGGTAAATAACAAAAGAGTAACGCCCAAATCGGCAAACAGGTGTATACCAGTGGAGGTGTCTACACCGGCCATATTGAGCGAGAACCCTGCAATCAAAAAACCGACCAAAGGCGGAAGACCTATTCGGCTGACAAGCATGCCAAGGGTAAATGCGAATGCAACGCCTAAAACTGCAGATTCCATAAATTACTTTTTATACTCCAATACTATTCTTTAACCTTATCACTTGATCTAGTTTTGACCAATCAGACTTGTTATCTTATGCACTTCTTTTTGCGCTTTATTCATAACCCTAAATGCCATACGAACATAAATCTAAAGCAGGAAATCTCGGCGATGTGTTTAAGCATTTAGCGTTGATTCAACTACTCGACTCGCAACTGACCCGCCATTCGAATAAAACATTTTGTTTTGCCGATACCTATGCGGGGCTGCCCGGGTATCCTTTATCCCAGAGCAAAGGTTGGAAGAAAGGTGTCGGCAAGTTAACTCAGATTGATGTCCCTAAAGTGCCGTCAGCGCGTTTCTGGCGACAGCACGTAGCTCTTTGTAACCAAACGTCGACCCCAGCAATGTATCCTGGCTCAGTCACCTTAGCTGAGCGCTTAATTACAGAGCACGGTAAAAAGCCTCAGTTGTTACTTTGGGATTCGTCTACCGAAAACTGCGCAATTCTGACTGCAACGTTCAAAAGTGCGCGTATGGTGCATGAAGGAAAGACCAAAGCTGACGATTTATTACTTGAACAAGCTGACTTTTTACTGATCGATCCGCCTGGCTTAAGCTCTAAAATTCATCCCGATTATCCGAAGTGGGCCTACATATGTAGCTTTTTGGCCCTCCCGAATCACATGTTAGTGTGGTTGCCGCTGTACGACAAAAAGAATGGTCGTCGAGCGGTTTCACATCGTCAGGTTAGAAAACTTGCCATGGCACTAGATATGGGGGTAAGTGAAGTGACTTGGGGTGAGTCGGGCATGATTGGGTGCCAACTCTTATATCGATGTGATGAAGATGCAAAACTGCCGCTGCAACAGGTGTTGAGTTGGATGGCTGAAGAAATCGTCAACTGTCGCATTCGTCACTTTTAAATATAAACATGTCAGATTCTAGTATTGATACAGCATCGACTTCGATGTCTGAACGCAACATTCCTTGGTATCAGCATTCGCCATTATTCAAAGATATGGGTGATATTGGTCATGCTCTGCCGGTCATTTCTAACAATGAATGGCCGTCGCACGACGATTTGATGCGAGTCTTGTCTTTAAAAGACGTGCGTTTGACATCGCAGAAGGCTCTTGATGACAGCGGTATGGGCTATGAAGCCTACATCGCAAAGTACAATGCGGTGCCAACACGCCCCAATTGGCATGACTTATTTAATGCCATTATCTGGCACCAATTCCCTTTAACGAAACGCACGTTCAATCACTTACACCAACAAGATTTAGAACTGACCGACCGTCACCGAAGTACTCGACGTGATGCGCTCACACTGTTGGATGAATGTGGTGTCATCCTTGCTATTTCAGAGAAAAAATGGCGAGCAATGCTTACTCAGCATCAGTGGCATGAGTTTTTCTGGCAACATCGCAGAGAGTGGGGGCAAACCATCAAACCCTTTGTAGTGGGGCATGCGTTATACGAGCAAGCTTTTAAACCTTTTATAGGCTGGTGTGCCAAGGCTGTTTTTATTGACGTGGAAGATGATTTCTTTTTGGCTGACCGCGCGATTCAATATCAGGTGTTGGATCAGCGTTTATCATCAAAATTAAATACATTATTGAAGCCAAAGCAATTGTTGCCTTTGCCAATATTAGCCGTGCCAGAATGGAATGAAACCCCAATAGAGCCATCGTACTTGGCGCAGGAAAATTATTTTCGACCCGCCAGAAAGCAATCACCGTATATCGCATTTTAAAGTACGAAAACTGACTTGTTTGTGGTGTTAGCTCAATACTTGATAATTTGAACATCCGAAATTATTGCATTTATGCCATGCTGTGGCAGCATCAGGCGCCTTTATTGATATTTGAATAGCCATCTTCGGTCGTGAGTTGCTCGGAGCGCTATTTTGTTTGTGAGTTTGGAGTGTTAAAACAGCTTATGACGCAATCTGTATTATGTTCAGAGTTGCCCACATCAAATGGTTTGGTTATTGGGTTATTGACGCTCAATCAAGCCGACAACCTGAACGCATTAAACCTTGAAAAAGTGAAGGTGATGCTCGACCAACTGACCCGTTGGGAAGCAGATGAATCAGTTGTTGCCGTGTGTATTCAAAGCAGTTGTGAGCGCGCCTTTTGTGCAGGTGGTGACATTATTTCGATGCATCAGCTGATCACTCAGAACCCAAATCAAATTCAGCCTGATCTGGTTGACTTTTTTGCCGCCGAGTATCGACTCGATCATTTTATTCATGGCTACTCAAAGCCTATCGTGGTTTGGGCTGACAGTATTGTTATGGGGGGAGGAGTCGGCTTATTGGTCGGTGCCAGCCATCGGGTTGTGACTGAGCGGTCGCGTTTGGCCATGCCAGAAATTGCCATCGGTTTATTTCCTGATGTAGGCTCAACTTGGTTTTTGAATCGAGTGGGGCGGCAAATTGCCCGTTTCTTAATGTTAACGGGGAGTCAAATGAACGGCGCTGATGCGGTGTCGTTAGATTTAGCTGACGTACAAATTCCCAATACAGAGCGTCCCAATGTAATGGCCAGATTAGCCAGTGCAGCTTGGGCGGACGCTACCAATCATCACGAGTTAGTATCAGATGTATTGAAGGAAAGTAGCCTTGATACGTCTGGGCGAGGGTGGATTGAACCCCGCTATAATGCCATTCATGCACTCTGTCTCGGCGACTCATTAGAAGATGTTGCGGCACAATTTGCAGCATACGATGGCAATGATGGTTGGATTAAAAAAGCGGTGTCCAATTTCCAATATGGTAGTCCAATTACAGCTCACATTATCTGGCGCCAACTTCAGTATGGTGGCATGCCCTTAGCTGATTGTTTTCGATTAGAGCTTTGCATTGCTGCTCACTGTGGTTCTATGGGCGATTTGTCAGAAGGCATACGCGCCTTATTGATCGATAAAGATCGTCAGCCCAACTGGCGATTCAAGAGTGTCTCAGAAGTACCTGCGAGCCTTATTGATGAGATGTTGGCATGCCCTTGGCCTGCGCCACTTCATCCGTTGGCTGACCTCGATACCCTTCATCAATCCTTGGCGCTAGTTGGGACTGGCGAATGAATGTGGCACAATGTCGATGTTTTTATCTAACTCATTGATAATTGGTTATGGAATTTAGTCCGTTACTTGAAAAAATGATTGAGTCACTGCGCTGTTTACCCGGTGTGGGGCGAAAGTCGGCGCAACGTGCCGCCTTTCATTTGTTGGAAAGAGATCGGCGTGGTGCAGAAGACCTCGCTAAAGCGCTCATAGCGGCTATTGAGCATGTAGGGCACTGCCAACATTGTCGGAATTACACCGAGCAAGATCTCTGTTCGATCTGTGCTCACCCCAAACGCAGTCAGTCGAAATTGATGTGTATTGTTGAATCGCCAGCGGATTTGTTGGCACTTGAGCAAAGTGGCCAATTTAAAGGGCGTTATTTCGTGTTGTTCGGGCACCTTTCTCCGCTAGACGGCATTGGCCCTGAACAATTGGGCTTAAGTGTGTTGGAACAACAATTCCAAAACAGCGTTGTTGATGAGGTCGTACTCGCTACAAACCCTACAGTAGAAGGCGATGCGACAGCGCACTATATTGCTGACTTATGTAAGAAATATTCCATCAATGCCACACGAATTGCACATGGCGTTCCTGTGGGGGGAGAGCTGGAATATGTTGATGGAACAACCCTAGCTCGCTCGTTTGCGGGTCGGACACAAATGCCATAAAGCGGCATGAGACAAGATATTGAATACGTACCTCAACTTTATCGCAGCACTATTTTGGCTAGCTACTTTTGGCAGCGCAGCACAAAATCAATTGGAACATTGCCCCAAGCAAGGTTGGGAAGAGCTGTCGCTGCAAGCCACCCATTCAAGCTACATTGATGCGGTACAAAACTGGCTATCTAATAATGACCTCAAAGAGTGTAATCGCGCCAAGGCATGGGTATGGATCGCCAATCAGCATATAGAGTCCGGTAATATTGATGCGACAATTGAAACACTTAAGGCTCAAATTGCTGATATTTCAGATATCCAGTCTTCGCTTGACCTGAGAGTTATACTTGCTCGAGCATTTCATATTTCAAAAGATTATCAAGCTGAACAAGCTCTGTATCACGAGATCTTAACAGAAGAAATTCCAGCCGAATTAGCGGAGTATCGTCGTCGTTCACACGTCACTTTGGCATTGTCTTACGCCGCTGATCATAAAACGATAAAAGCCATTGAATGGATTGAATTGTCGTTAAATGAATATCGCGCAATTAATCAACCTGAAACGTTAGTCGGTATTTTAGCGTTAGCCTCAAACTTTTATTTTCAAGAATTTTGGCATCGCCAAGCGCATGATTTACTCATTGAAGCGACTAAATATGAAGATGTGATTGATGATATGCCGGACTACTGGGCTCGGATATATGCCAAATTAGCGCAAATAGCAGTGTATCGTCGCGACTTTGAAGATACGCTTAAATACACTGCAAAGTCAGCAGCTTACTGTGAAGAATTTGACTCTGATGTATGCCGATATTTTGTACATCGACGCAGTGCATCAGCCTATATTTCAATGAACCGTTTAGCCGAAGCGGAAAAACAAATCGACCAAGCCAAGCACCTGCTTGGACACATTGACGATAATGTCGAGTTACAAAAGTTTTATTTGCAATATGCGCGATTAGCAGCCCGAAAAGGTCAAACTGAAATTGCATTGAAGTCGATTCAACAAGCGGCTTATTTCATGCCTCTTGAGTATGAAACGGATTCATTTGCCACCGCACATAACCAATACGCGTTGAGTGATATCCATAGAGCCCTTGGCAATTATCGAGAAGCGCTGAGCTGGCAGCAAGCCTTAACCAATACACTGTACAAATGGATCAGCCGAAGTAGTCACTTGGCCATGGGCGATATCTTCTCGGAACTCACTGTGATTCGACAACAATCTGAATTGAAACGCCTTGAACATGAAGCTGAGATTAATGCGCGTAAATTGCAAATTGCGGATCAGCAGAGCCAAGTTAACGATGATCTGTTGATGTACCAATCTGTTGCGATGGTATTGCTGGTCGTGTTGGGCGGATATGCTTTCTACAATCATAGAAAATGGCGGAAGCTTGCGCGTATTGATGCGCTGACAAAAGTGCTCAGTCGAGGTGCCTTGATGAGCGCTGCCAAAGACGTATTAGCACGAGAACTTGACCCTTATGCCGTCCTCCTATTCGACTTAGACCACTTTAAAGTGGTGAATGATAAATACGGTCACCCAGCAGGAGATACCGTATTACAAACCGTGAGCGAGCGTGTTCGAGCAAACATTAAATCTGAAGATTTATTTGGCCGTATGGGGGGCGAAGAATTCATGGTGCTGGCTCGATTTGAGCACCCAGATGATGTGCATAGCTTAGCCAAGCGTTTATTAGAAACGGTGCGTCATGATCCGATTGTGAGCGAAGGTGTGTCGATTCCCGTGACCATTAGTATTGGCGTGTCGATGATTCTTGATGAAGACGACGATCTACCCAATGCATACGCCCGGGCTGATAAGGCGCTTTATCAAGCCAAACAAAGTGGCCGTGATCAAGTGGCGTTCTCCGTCATTGACTAACAAATTTTAGACTTATTGCCGCTTTATCCCCCCCAAATGAAGGGCTGAATATATTTAGCCCTTGAAAACTATTTTGTTGCCCTCATATCCCAATTCAATGAATGCTCTGCCTGATTAGATTGATGAAAGAGGAAGCACAATGAGCGAGACAGTCAAAACAGAAAAGCACGGTTTCCAAACCGAAGTTGGCAAATTATTGCATTTGGTAACGCATAGTCTTTATTCCAATAAAGAAATCTTTTTACGCGAACTAGTATCGAACGCTGCCGATGCAGCCGACAAACTGCGCTTTAAAGCTTTGTCTGACAATAGTCTTTATGAGTCTGACGGTGAATTGCGCGTGCGCATCAGCGTTGACAAAGAGCAGGGAACCATCACCATTTCTGATAATGGTATTGGTATGACCCGCGAACAAGCTATTGAACATTTAGGCACCATTGCAAAGTCAGGTACCTCTGAGTTTTTTGGTCAGTTAACGGGTGACGAGTCAAAAGACTCACAGTTGATTGGCCAATTTGGTGTAGGTTTCTATTCTGCATTTATTGTCGCAGACCGGGTCACCGTGTTGTCGCGAGCAGCCGGACATGACGCAACCACTGGTGTGCAATGGGAATCTGCTGGCGAAGGTGACTTCGAAGTCACAGACATCGAAAAGTCCACTCGTGGTACAGACATTATTTTGCACTTGCGTGACGACGAAAAAGAATTCCTCGATGAGTGGAAATTACGCAGCATCGTCAACAAGTATTCGGATCATATTTCAATTGCCGTTGAAATGTGGAAAGAAGAAGTACCAGAGCGCGATGGTCCTGATGGCCCAGAAGGCGACAAAATTCCAGCAGAGCCAGCTCATTGGGAACAAGTCAATGCAGCGAAAGCGCTTTGGACTCGCGAAAAGTCAGATATTTCTGATGAAGAGTACAACGAATTCTACAAGCACATCTCACATGACTTTGAAGATGCACTGACATGGGGTCACAACCGTGTTGAAGGAACTCACGACTACACAAGCTTACTGTACGTGCCGAAGCGTGCACCTTGGGATATGTGGAATCGCGAAACTAAGCACGGCTTAAAACTTTATGTACAACGCGTATTCATTATGGATGATGCTGAGCAATTCATGCCGACTTACTTGCGCTTTGTAAAGGGTGTTTTGGACTCGAATGATTTGCCACTGAACGTATCACGCGAGTTGTTACAAGACAGCAAAGTGACTGACGCAATGCGTAAAGCGTGCACCAAACGTGTGCTGCAAATGCTGGAAAAAACAGCCAAGAAAGATCCAGAAGCGTACCAAGCGTTCTGGAAAGAATTCGGTAATGCTCTTAAAGAAGGGCCGGCTGAAGACGCATCAAACAAAGAAAAAATCGCTGGCTTGTTGCGCTTCGCATCAACACACAACGACAACAGTGAGCAAACCGTTGCTTTGGCTGACTACATTGAGCGCATGAAAGAAGGTCAAGATAAGATCTACTACATTGTTGCAGACAGCTATAACGCAGCGAAAAATAGTCCTCACTTAGAAGTATTTCGCAAGAAAGGTGTTGAAGTGTTGCTCATGTCTGAGCGTGTTGATGAGTGGTTGATTAGCCACTTAAACGAGTTTGACGCAAAGCAGCTGGTTTCTGTCACACGCGGTTCTCTTGATCTAGGTGATCTGGATGACGACGCAGACAAAGAAGCTCAAAAAGCCATTGAAGAAGCGGCAGAAGGCCTCGTGTCACGCGTGAAAGCATCTTTGGGCGACAGCGTTAAAGATGTGCGTGTGACGCATCGTTTAACGGATTCACCAGCATGTATCGTAACTGACGAAAATGACATGTCTAGCCAAATGGTGAAACTGATGAAGGCGGCAGGCCAACCTGTGCCAGAGCAGAAGTTCATTTTGGAAGTGAATCCAGAGCACGATCTTGTGAAGCATATGGATGCTGAGCAAGCCGAAGACACATTTGCTGAGTGGAGCCAATTGCTTCTCGACCAAGCAACTTTGTCAGAACAAGGTGCTTTGGATAACCCAGCAGAATTTGTGGCTCGCTTAAATAAATTGCTGTTAGCTGCTAAATAAACGGCCCAAGGCTTGAATTAGCCGTATGTCTAACCCCGTTGAGATTCATATTAGCTGTTGAAGCTGTTAGAATCCGCGGGGTTAAATTTTAAGAAATAATAAGAGAAGAGGCCGTTTATGCGCATTATCCTTTTGGGTGCTCCCGGTGCCGGCAAAGGAACCCAAGCTCAAGTCATGATGGACAAGTTTGGTATTCCGCAAATTTCCACTGGAGATATGTTACGTGCTGCCATTAAAGCAGGAACACCACTTGGACTAGAAGCCAAGAAAGTGATGGATGCTGGACAACTTGTTTCAGATGACATCATCATCGGCTTAGTGAAAGAGCGTGTTGCTCAACCGGATTGTGAGCAAGGTTTCTTACTCGACGGTTTCCCGCGTACCATTCCACAAGCGGATGCTATGAAAGATGCGGGTGTAGTCATTGATTACGTTGTTGAAATCGATGTGCCAGATGAAGAGATCGTTAAGCGAATGGGCGGACGCCGTGTGCACCCTGGATCAGGTCGTACTTACCACATCATATACAATCCACCGCAAGTGGAAGGCAAGGATGACGTGACAGGCGATAACTTAGTGATTCGTGAAGATGATCACGAAGATACCGTTCGTAAGCGTTTAGGCATTTATCATGATCAAACCAAACCTTTGGTGGGTTATTACGGTGCAGAAGCGGAAGCAGGTAATACCAAATACCTCAAGTTTGACGGCACTCAAACTGTTGAAGCGGTTTCCTCTGAACTGTTAAGTGCATTAAGCTAAAAACGAAACAAACCCCATATCTGTAGGTTCTCAAGCACTGTCTGGCTGCTGTTTGCTCTACTTTGGTTGGGGTTTTTTTGTGCCTAAATTTTGCATTTTGAATGCCCAGTCTATCTTCTTTCCTTCAAGCTTTTCCCACGGTTTAGATTGTTCTGATTCTTAGCAAAGTTAGCTCGTTTCATTACACTGCGACTCAAAACGCTTGTTTGGCAGCGAAGCCCATAAAGGTCTACAGGATTAAACAATTAGAGAAGATAAACAAATTTGAGGGGGTGTCGCCCAGAACGCAATGCACTCTGAGCGACAGGGGGGTGATACGTTTTTTACTTCTGTACTGCTACAGGAGTGTCTGAAGGACCCTTAAGCGGCTGCGTACCTACCAGCGTATGTTCTAAATCCTCAATACTTTGCCCTTTGGTTTCCGGTAGGAACTTATAAAGAACAACAAGCCCCAGAGCGCCGAAACCTGCGTATATCAAAAACGTA
This genomic interval carries:
- a CDS encoding cation:proton antiporter family protein — its product is MESAVLGVAFAFTLGMLVSRIGLPPLVGFLIAGFSLNMAGVDTSTGIHLFADLGVTLLLFTIGLKLDIKSIAQKPFWGSALIQLVLTLALFAPTLMMAGAMGLPMLDEIDWRTAILLAFALSFSSTVFVIKILQEKGEGQSLYGQLAIAILIIQDLFAVIYLTVSKGEWPSIWALGLFLIPVFRPFWFSLLKRSGHGEMLLLYGLCMALGLGYGLFSLVGIKGDLGALMIGIMLAPHAKSNELSKSLYSLKELFLVGFFLDIGLRQLPDQNEILIAVCLLALLPLKSIIFAFAIRIFNLRIRTTLQASASLTNFSEFGLIVCAIAVSSGALQEEWLTVMALTLALSFIISAPLNQQIGKWYVSLRPRLGWLQPRQLNALDRPIALGQTQFLVVGMGRIGTGTYEYLDKQFGNVAGVDSDSTRIEHHERQNRNVINADATDPDFWHKVELSGSLRAVFLAMPEHTGNYYAAIQLSKTDFAGDVAAIVRYFDEEKQMANLGVTSVFNVYREAGKGFAQDSCDRLGLINYDNPQTELELTDSNN
- a CDS encoding 23S rRNA (adenine(2030)-N(6))-methyltransferase RlmJ, whose product is MFKHLALIQLLDSQLTRHSNKTFCFADTYAGLPGYPLSQSKGWKKGVGKLTQIDVPKVPSARFWRQHVALCNQTSTPAMYPGSVTLAERLITEHGKKPQLLLWDSSTENCAILTATFKSARMVHEGKTKADDLLLEQADFLLIDPPGLSSKIHPDYPKWAYICSFLALPNHMLVWLPLYDKKNGRRAVSHRQVRKLAMALDMGVSEVTWGESGMIGCQLLYRCDEDAKLPLQQVLSWMAEEIVNCRIRHF
- a CDS encoding DUF3025 domain-containing protein, giving the protein MSDSSIDTASTSMSERNIPWYQHSPLFKDMGDIGHALPVISNNEWPSHDDLMRVLSLKDVRLTSQKALDDSGMGYEAYIAKYNAVPTRPNWHDLFNAIIWHQFPLTKRTFNHLHQQDLELTDRHRSTRRDALTLLDECGVILAISEKKWRAMLTQHQWHEFFWQHRREWGQTIKPFVVGHALYEQAFKPFIGWCAKAVFIDVEDDFFLADRAIQYQVLDQRLSSKLNTLLKPKQLLPLPILAVPEWNETPIEPSYLAQENYFRPARKQSPYIAF
- a CDS encoding enoyl-CoA hydratase/isomerase family protein, which codes for MTQSVLCSELPTSNGLVIGLLTLNQADNLNALNLEKVKVMLDQLTRWEADESVVAVCIQSSCERAFCAGGDIISMHQLITQNPNQIQPDLVDFFAAEYRLDHFIHGYSKPIVVWADSIVMGGGVGLLVGASHRVVTERSRLAMPEIAIGLFPDVGSTWFLNRVGRQIARFLMLTGSQMNGADAVSLDLADVQIPNTERPNVMARLASAAWADATNHHELVSDVLKESSLDTSGRGWIEPRYNAIHALCLGDSLEDVAAQFAAYDGNDGWIKKAVSNFQYGSPITAHIIWRQLQYGGMPLADCFRLELCIAAHCGSMGDLSEGIRALLIDKDRQPNWRFKSVSEVPASLIDEMLACPWPAPLHPLADLDTLHQSLALVGTGE
- the recR gene encoding recombination mediator RecR, whose amino-acid sequence is MEFSPLLEKMIESLRCLPGVGRKSAQRAAFHLLERDRRGAEDLAKALIAAIEHVGHCQHCRNYTEQDLCSICAHPKRSQSKLMCIVESPADLLALEQSGQFKGRYFVLFGHLSPLDGIGPEQLGLSVLEQQFQNSVVDEVVLATNPTVEGDATAHYIADLCKKYSINATRIAHGVPVGGELEYVDGTTLARSFAGRTQMP
- a CDS encoding GGDEF domain-containing protein produces the protein MNTYLNFIAALFWLATFGSAAQNQLEHCPKQGWEELSLQATHSSYIDAVQNWLSNNDLKECNRAKAWVWIANQHIESGNIDATIETLKAQIADISDIQSSLDLRVILARAFHISKDYQAEQALYHEILTEEIPAELAEYRRRSHVTLALSYAADHKTIKAIEWIELSLNEYRAINQPETLVGILALASNFYFQEFWHRQAHDLLIEATKYEDVIDDMPDYWARIYAKLAQIAVYRRDFEDTLKYTAKSAAYCEEFDSDVCRYFVHRRSASAYISMNRLAEAEKQIDQAKHLLGHIDDNVELQKFYLQYARLAARKGQTEIALKSIQQAAYFMPLEYETDSFATAHNQYALSDIHRALGNYREALSWQQALTNTLYKWISRSSHLAMGDIFSELTVIRQQSELKRLEHEAEINARKLQIADQQSQVNDDLLMYQSVAMVLLVVLGGYAFYNHRKWRKLARIDALTKVLSRGALMSAAKDVLARELDPYAVLLFDLDHFKVVNDKYGHPAGDTVLQTVSERVRANIKSEDLFGRMGGEEFMVLARFEHPDDVHSLAKRLLETVRHDPIVSEGVSIPVTISIGVSMILDEDDDLPNAYARADKALYQAKQSGRDQVAFSVID
- the htpG gene encoding molecular chaperone HtpG — translated: MSETVKTEKHGFQTEVGKLLHLVTHSLYSNKEIFLRELVSNAADAADKLRFKALSDNSLYESDGELRVRISVDKEQGTITISDNGIGMTREQAIEHLGTIAKSGTSEFFGQLTGDESKDSQLIGQFGVGFYSAFIVADRVTVLSRAAGHDATTGVQWESAGEGDFEVTDIEKSTRGTDIILHLRDDEKEFLDEWKLRSIVNKYSDHISIAVEMWKEEVPERDGPDGPEGDKIPAEPAHWEQVNAAKALWTREKSDISDEEYNEFYKHISHDFEDALTWGHNRVEGTHDYTSLLYVPKRAPWDMWNRETKHGLKLYVQRVFIMDDAEQFMPTYLRFVKGVLDSNDLPLNVSRELLQDSKVTDAMRKACTKRVLQMLEKTAKKDPEAYQAFWKEFGNALKEGPAEDASNKEKIAGLLRFASTHNDNSEQTVALADYIERMKEGQDKIYYIVADSYNAAKNSPHLEVFRKKGVEVLLMSERVDEWLISHLNEFDAKQLVSVTRGSLDLGDLDDDADKEAQKAIEEAAEGLVSRVKASLGDSVKDVRVTHRLTDSPACIVTDENDMSSQMVKLMKAAGQPVPEQKFILEVNPEHDLVKHMDAEQAEDTFAEWSQLLLDQATLSEQGALDNPAEFVARLNKLLLAAK
- the adk gene encoding adenylate kinase, giving the protein MRIILLGAPGAGKGTQAQVMMDKFGIPQISTGDMLRAAIKAGTPLGLEAKKVMDAGQLVSDDIIIGLVKERVAQPDCEQGFLLDGFPRTIPQADAMKDAGVVIDYVVEIDVPDEEIVKRMGGRRVHPGSGRTYHIIYNPPQVEGKDDVTGDNLVIREDDHEDTVRKRLGIYHDQTKPLVGYYGAEAEAGNTKYLKFDGTQTVEAVSSELLSALS